CTGAGGATCACCGGATCGGGCAGCTTCGATTTGTCGAAGTCGCCGTCGACCCGCGCATGGACCACGATGTCCGCATGATGGCGGAACGCGCTTTCGACCTGCATCGTCACGTGGTCGCCGAAAATTTCCTTGTCGGCCCACGCGCGGATCGCATCGTGGCCGACGAATTCGCGCTGCGCGTCGTTCAGCAGCGCATCGGCGGCGAACGTCGCGATGAACGCATCGGGATCGGGGCGGTTGTGCGCGGCGATGTGAGCGGCGATTACGTCAGGCAGTGCATGGGTGAGGTCTTGCATCGCATTCTCCAGGTTGTCCGGGTTGTCCTGAACCGATCGTAGGCGGCGCGGCTGTCAGTTCCTGTCAGCAGCGCGAATGCCGCGCGGCGCTGCGTAACGAGACCCGTCCGCGACGACATACAATCATCGGGACGCTGCCGCGCGATCCGTCGCGCCGGCGGCGCGAGATCGTCGTTGAACCGGAGCCATGCATGTCACGTTCGGGGCGGCTGTTGAGCCTGATGGAAATCCTGCGCACGAAGCGGCGGCCCGTGACGGCCGCGCAGCTCGCGGCCGACCTGTCGGTCTCGGAGCGGACGGTCTATCGCGATGTCGCCGAACTGGCCGCGCAGGGCGTGCCGGTCGAGGGCGGCGCGGGCGTCGGTTACGTGCTGAAGCCGGGCCACTTCCTGCCGCCGCTGATGTTCTCGCGCGACGAACTGGAGGCGATCGTGCTCGGCCTGCGCTACGTCGATCAGCGCGGCGACGACGTGCTGAAAACCGCCGCCGCGGCAGCGCTGACGAAGATCGCGGCGGTGCTGCCGCCGCAGGCGGGCGCGACGCTCGATGCGCCGCTCGCGATGCCGGGGCCGCCTGCGCCGTCCTTCCCCGACAACGTGGTCGAACTGGCGCGGCTGCGCGACGCGATCCGCGCGCAGCGCCGCCTCGAAATCGTCTATGCGGACGCGGCCGGGCGGCGCTCGCGGCGCGTGGTGTGGCCGGTGCAGATCGGTTTCATGGACAGCGCGCGCGTGCTCGCCGCATGGTGCGAACTGCGCGAGGCGTTCCGCACGTTCCGGACCGACCGGATTCTCGCCGCGACCGAGGGCGCGCGTTATCCGGCCCGCCGCGCCGATCTGCTGCGCGGGCTGCACGAGCAGCTTGCGCTGTCCGCTCGCGCGCCGGCTGCTGACAGGAATTGACAGCGGCTTCGG
The Paraburkholderia caballeronis genome window above contains:
- a CDS encoding nuclear transport factor 2 family protein, whose product is MQDLTHALPDVIAAHIAAHNRPDPDAFIATFAADALLNDAQREFVGHDAIRAWADKEIFGDHVTMQVESAFRHHADIVVHARVDGDFDKSKLPDPVILSYYFSLDAGKIAQLIILLNKSRWHG
- a CDS encoding helix-turn-helix transcriptional regulator, which translates into the protein MSRSGRLLSLMEILRTKRRPVTAAQLAADLSVSERTVYRDVAELAAQGVPVEGGAGVGYVLKPGHFLPPLMFSRDELEAIVLGLRYVDQRGDDVLKTAAAAALTKIAAVLPPQAGATLDAPLAMPGPPAPSFPDNVVELARLRDAIRAQRRLEIVYADAAGRRSRRVVWPVQIGFMDSARVLAAWCELREAFRTFRTDRILAATEGARYPARRADLLRGLHEQLALSARAPAADRN